The following is a genomic window from Pedobacter sp. KBS0701.
GGCTTGTCAACGCTATTTTTTATATCTCCGCGGTTTTATGGCGCATAGCAATTGCTCCCTAATTAATTAGTGGATAAACAATATGAAAAAAAATCATTTAATACAAGTTTTAGCGCAGGCCAGGTTATAACAACATGGTTTTGCTATGAAAATTTAATGTTTTGACTTGAAAAGAGAGGTTAATTTTGATGACGGGAAAAGAACTGATTAAAATTTTTCGTCATCGCTGGGAATCTGCTCAGCGGAGAAATAACAGTACAACATTGATCCAAAAGAGATAATATAAAATACTGCCGTGATTAAAAGAAATGTGCTCATATATATAGATATTTGGTTAGTGTAATTATAAAGTTAAGTTATCTTAAATACAAGAGGATATTGCAATTTATTTTAGATTAATTATTAACATAGTTGGTTTTCAATGTTGAAAACTATTTATTTAGTTTTTAATTGTGGTGTTGGTTACTCTTCTGTCTATCTCAATCGATATTTACTTAGACTGAAATTTATCGCGGTATTGGGTCGGCGTCATCCCAACTGATTTTCTAAACACTTTTCTAAATGCTTTTGGATCGTTGTAACCTGAATTATAAATTACTTCTGTCATTTGCTGCGCAGTTTGCTCTAAAAGTTTTTTAGCTGCTTCTATACGTGTTTGCTGCAGGTACTCGATAGGGGTAATGCCGATTACCTGTTTAAAGCGGCGCACAATATTTCTCCTGCTTGATGGAATATCTTTGATCATTTCTTCAATAGTAGCCACATCCTGATAATTGCTTTCAATTTTTTCTTGCGCAGAAGCAACAATATCGTCATTGTGGTGACGGATTGGCTGAAAAGTGCTAAAGTATAATTGGTTTACACGGTCCATATCTATAGCGAAAATTTTTGCAACTTTCACCGCCATATCTTTACCGCAATGGATTTGTAAAAGGTGTAACAGTAAATGAAAGGTAGAGGTTGCACCTCCGCTGGTAAATAGTTTGCCATCCTGCGTTACTGTTTTATCGGTCTTTAAATGCACCCTTGGAAAAGCCGTAGAAAAAACTGAGCAGGCA
Proteins encoded in this region:
- a CDS encoding GlxA family transcriptional regulator; translation: MIQVGVLMPQNFRLLNVAAILDVFDTVNSFYTKDKLEKPFNISLITLDNKDYNFSEHPCIPLQKANDVDLILIPSFATNDIKECISANKSYIPWLNKLHYAGAEIATFCTGAFLLAASGLLDGKAATTHVDACSVFSTAFPRVHLKTDKTVTQDGKLFTSGGATSTFHLLLHLLQIHCGKDMAVKVAKIFAIDMDRVNQLYFSTFQPIRHHNDDIVASAQEKIESNYQDVATIEEMIKDIPSSRRNIVRRFKQVIGITPIEYLQQTRIEAAKKLLEQTAQQMTEVIYNSGYNDPKAFRKVFRKSVGMTPTQYRDKFQSK